From Toxorhynchites rutilus septentrionalis strain SRP chromosome 2, ASM2978413v1, whole genome shotgun sequence, a single genomic window includes:
- the LOC129771851 gene encoding cuticle protein 19-like, producing the protein MFKIIALVACLAVIVAAIDDHHTDPKYKFEYGVKDGHTKDHKSQWESRDGHEVKGQYTLDEADGTHRVVDYTSDHTAGFQAHVQREGHGKHPHGESYSNIKQKH; encoded by the exons ATGTTTAAG ATTATCGCTTTGGTTGCCTGTCTGGCTGTCATCGTCGCTGCCATCGATGATCACCACACCGATCCCAAGTATAAATTCGAGTATGGTGTCAAGGATGGACACACCAAGGACCACAAGAGCCAGTGGGAATCTCGTGATGGGCATGAAGTGAAGGGGCAGTACACTTTGGATGAAGCCGATGGAACCCATCGTGTTGTTGATTATACCTCGGACCACACGGCTGGATTTCAGGCTCATGTTCAGCGTGAAGGACACGGCAAGCACCCACATGGAGAGAGCTATTCCAACATCAAGCAAAAGCATTGA
- the LOC129764760 gene encoding cuticle protein 19-like, protein MFKVITLIACLAIIVAAIDDHHTDPKYKFEYGVKDGHTKDHKSQWESRDGHAVKGQYTLDEADGTHRVVDYTSDHKAGFQAHVQREGHGKHPHGESYSNIKQKH, encoded by the exons atgtttaaa GTTATCACTCTGATTGCTTGCTTGGCCATCATCGTCGCTGCCATCGATGATCACCACACCGATCCCAAGTACAAGTTCGAATATGGTGTCAAGGATGGACACACCAAGGACCACAAGAGCCAGTGGGAATCTCGTGATGGACATGCCGTGAAGGGACAGTACACTTTGGATGAAGCCGATGGAACCCATCGTGTTGTTGATTATACCTCGGACCACAAAGCTGGATTCCAGGCTCATGTTCAGCGCGAAGGACACGGCAAGCATCCACATGGAGAGAGCTATTCCAACATTAAGCAGAAGCACTGA